In Pseudomonas sp. GCEP-101, one DNA window encodes the following:
- a CDS encoding efflux transporter outer membrane subunit, protein MSHLRIALLPAAVFAALLGLSGCVSYSGLGTSGKAVDPASLKAGVSLDGTALSPAAWPSDHWWTSLGDPQLDSLINEALQGTPDLDIASARARQAIAAAQAQDAERLPSVKGTASYAGIRAPESVLPAPTGGRYSAVKYLSLSFSYDLDLWGGQRDAWEAALGQANAAEVDRQAAAITLSTNVARAYSNLAHAFVARDLARDELERSQHLFQLSQKRMDAGLDSKVQLQQTQSQVASAKQQLAAAEQEIASDRIALAVLLGQGPDRGQELQRPQVLKPGALSLPSNLPAELLGRRPDIVAARWRVEAASKSIDSAKTEFYPNVNLGAMVGLAALHTSDVLKAPSRFFQVAPAISLPIFDGGRLRANLAGKDADYDLAVAQYNKTLVNALGEVTDDLGKLRSLEQQIDDQRDARDIAKSNFDLAMRRYGEGVGNYLDALSVQQQLLLAERQLANLDAQRIDLSVQLIQALGGGYRPDTPSTSAPLAQASAAAAH, encoded by the coding sequence ATGAGCCACCTCCGCATCGCCCTGCTGCCAGCCGCCGTATTCGCGGCCCTGCTGGGGCTTTCGGGTTGCGTCAGCTACTCGGGCCTCGGCACCAGCGGCAAGGCCGTTGACCCGGCCAGCCTGAAGGCAGGCGTCAGCCTCGACGGTACCGCGCTGTCGCCTGCCGCCTGGCCCAGCGACCACTGGTGGACCAGCCTGGGCGACCCGCAACTGGACAGCCTGATCAACGAAGCCCTGCAGGGCACGCCGGACCTGGACATCGCCAGCGCCCGCGCCCGCCAGGCCATCGCCGCGGCCCAGGCGCAGGATGCCGAACGCCTGCCCAGCGTCAAGGGTACCGCCAGCTACGCCGGCATTCGCGCGCCCGAAAGCGTTCTGCCGGCGCCGACCGGCGGCCGTTACTCGGCCGTGAAATACCTGTCGCTGAGCTTCAGCTACGACCTCGACCTCTGGGGCGGCCAACGCGATGCCTGGGAAGCCGCCCTCGGCCAGGCCAACGCCGCCGAAGTCGATCGCCAGGCCGCCGCGATCACGCTCTCCACCAACGTGGCCCGCGCCTACAGCAACCTGGCCCACGCATTCGTCGCCCGCGATCTGGCGCGCGATGAGCTGGAGCGCTCCCAGCACCTCTTCCAGCTCAGCCAGAAGCGCATGGACGCGGGGCTGGACAGCAAGGTCCAACTGCAACAGACGCAGTCCCAGGTCGCCAGCGCGAAGCAGCAACTGGCTGCCGCGGAACAGGAGATCGCCAGCGACCGCATCGCCCTCGCCGTCCTGCTCGGCCAGGGCCCGGACCGTGGCCAGGAGCTGCAGCGCCCGCAGGTGCTCAAGCCCGGCGCGCTGAGCCTGCCATCGAACCTGCCGGCCGAACTGCTGGGCCGCCGCCCGGACATCGTCGCCGCGCGCTGGCGCGTCGAAGCTGCGTCGAAAAGCATCGATTCGGCAAAGACCGAGTTCTATCCCAACGTGAACCTGGGCGCGATGGTCGGCCTGGCCGCCCTGCACACCAGCGACGTGCTGAAGGCGCCGAGCCGGTTCTTCCAGGTCGCCCCGGCGATCTCCCTGCCGATCTTCGACGGCGGGCGCCTGCGCGCCAACCTGGCCGGCAAGGACGCCGACTACGACCTGGCCGTCGCGCAGTACAACAAGACCCTGGTCAACGCCCTCGGCGAAGTCACCGATGACCTCGGCAAGCTGCGCTCGCTGGAGCAGCAGATCGACGACCAGCGCGATGCCCGCGACATCGCCAAATCCAACTTCGACCTGGCCATGCGCCGCTACGGCGAAGGCGTCGGCAACTACCTCGACGCCCTCAGCGTGCAGCAGCAGTTGCTCCTCGCCGAGCGCCAGCTGGCCAACCTGGACGCCCAGCGCATCGACCTCTCGGTGCAACTGATCCAGGCCCTGGGCGGTGGCTACCGGCCCGACACCCCTTCCACCTCCGCCCCGCTCGCCCAGGCGAGCGCGGCCGCCGCGCATTGA
- a CDS encoding HlyD family secretion protein, producing the protein MSTATQETPNSNPKRKRWLLILLAVVILAGLASVAWEVLYGRWHEDTDDAYVNGNVVQITPQITGTVVSIGADDGDLVQKGQVLVKFDPSDADIALQQAEANLARTVRQVRGLFSNVDGYKADVATKKVALAKAEADFKRRQNLANDGAISQEELAHARDALDTARSSLTNAEQQLDTNRALVDDTVIASHPDVKAAAAKLRQAYLDDARAVIIAPVTGYVAKRTVQVGQRVQPGAALMAVIPLDQVWIDANFKETQLKHMRIGQPVEIRSDLYGSDVKYSGTVDSLGVGTGSAFSLLPAQNATGNWIKIVQRVPVRIRVNAEELAKHPLRIGLSMDVNVSLHDQSGPALAQQPPHQAVFSTDVYQEQLASADQLIEKLIQANLADANHRTAQR; encoded by the coding sequence ATGAGCACCGCCACCCAAGAGACGCCCAACAGCAATCCCAAGCGCAAACGCTGGCTGCTGATCCTGCTCGCCGTCGTGATCCTGGCCGGCCTCGCCAGCGTCGCCTGGGAAGTCCTCTACGGCCGTTGGCACGAGGATACCGATGACGCCTACGTGAACGGCAACGTGGTACAGATCACCCCGCAGATCACCGGCACCGTGGTCAGCATCGGTGCCGACGACGGTGACCTGGTGCAGAAGGGCCAGGTGCTGGTGAAGTTCGACCCCAGCGACGCCGACATCGCCCTGCAACAGGCCGAGGCCAACCTCGCGCGCACCGTGCGCCAGGTGCGCGGGCTGTTCAGCAATGTCGATGGCTACAAGGCCGACGTCGCCACCAAGAAGGTCGCCCTGGCCAAGGCCGAGGCCGACTTCAAGCGCCGCCAGAACCTCGCCAACGACGGCGCCATCTCCCAGGAGGAACTGGCCCACGCCCGCGACGCCCTGGATACGGCGCGCAGTTCGCTGACCAATGCCGAGCAGCAACTGGACACCAACCGCGCGCTGGTGGACGACACCGTGATCGCCTCGCACCCGGACGTCAAAGCCGCTGCCGCCAAGCTGCGCCAGGCCTACCTGGACGACGCCCGCGCGGTCATCATCGCGCCGGTGACCGGCTACGTCGCCAAGCGCACCGTACAGGTCGGCCAGCGCGTGCAGCCGGGCGCCGCGCTGATGGCGGTGATCCCGCTGGACCAGGTGTGGATCGACGCGAACTTCAAGGAAACCCAACTCAAGCACATGCGCATCGGCCAGCCGGTGGAGATCCGCTCCGACCTCTACGGCAGCGACGTGAAGTATTCCGGCACCGTGGACAGCCTCGGGGTCGGCACCGGCAGCGCCTTCTCCCTGCTGCCGGCGCAGAACGCCACCGGCAACTGGATCAAGATCGTCCAGCGCGTGCCGGTGCGCATCCGCGTCAATGCCGAGGAGCTGGCGAAGCATCCGCTGCGCATCGGCCTGTCGATGGACGTCAACGTCAGCCTGCACGACCAGAGCGGCCCGGCCCTGGCCCAGCAGCCGCCGCACCAGGCGGTGTTCTCCACCGACGTGTACCAGGAGCAACTGGCATCGGCCGACCAACTGATCGAGAAGCTGATCCAGGCCAACCTGGCCGACGCCAACCATCGCACCGCCCAGCGCTGA
- a CDS encoding DHA2 family efflux MFS transporter permease subunit has product MSQPNSSSFSPPSLVMATIGLSLATFMQVLDTTIANVALPTISGNLGVSSEQGTWVITSFAVSNAIALPLTGWLSRKVGEVRLFIAATLLFVIASFLCGVAQQMGMLVGFRAIQGFVAGPLYPITQTLLISIYPPAKRGMALALLAMVTVVAPIAGPILGGWITDSYSWPWIFFINVPIGLFAAMVVYQQLRARPVVIKHAPMDYMGLAMLVIGVGALQIVLDKGNDLDWFKSGFIIGGTVIAVIALAVFVIWELTDKHPIVNLRLFVHRNFTVGTLALVGGYAGFFGMNLLLPQWLQTQMGYTATWAGLAAAPIGILPVFLSPLVGRYANNFDLRLLAGLAFLAMAATCFMRADFTTEVDYLHIALVQMFMGLGVAFFFMPILSILLSDLPPDQIADGSGLATFLRTLAGSFAASLTTWIWNRRATMHHAYLTENLSQYDPATRATVEQLGGPGQHSAALLERMVESQAYMISTIDYFTLLGWLFLAMLVVICLAKPPFGAKPGAATAGGH; this is encoded by the coding sequence ATGAGCCAGCCCAACAGCAGCAGCTTCAGCCCGCCCAGCCTGGTCATGGCCACCATCGGGCTGTCGCTGGCGACCTTCATGCAGGTCCTCGACACCACCATCGCCAACGTCGCCCTGCCAACCATCTCCGGCAACCTCGGGGTCAGCTCCGAGCAGGGCACCTGGGTCATCACCTCCTTCGCGGTGAGCAACGCCATCGCCCTGCCGCTGACCGGCTGGCTGAGCCGCAAGGTCGGCGAGGTTCGGCTGTTCATCGCCGCCACCCTGCTCTTCGTGATCGCCTCGTTCCTCTGCGGCGTCGCGCAGCAGATGGGAATGCTGGTGGGCTTCCGCGCCATCCAGGGCTTCGTCGCCGGGCCGCTCTACCCGATCACCCAGACACTGCTGATCTCCATCTATCCCCCGGCAAAACGGGGGATGGCGCTGGCACTGCTGGCGATGGTCACGGTGGTCGCGCCCATCGCCGGGCCGATCCTCGGCGGCTGGATCACCGACAGCTACAGCTGGCCGTGGATCTTCTTCATCAACGTGCCCATCGGCCTGTTCGCCGCCATGGTCGTCTACCAGCAGTTGCGCGCCCGTCCGGTGGTGATCAAGCACGCGCCCATGGACTACATGGGCCTGGCGATGCTGGTGATCGGCGTCGGCGCCCTGCAGATCGTGCTCGACAAGGGCAACGACCTGGACTGGTTCAAATCCGGCTTCATCATCGGCGGCACGGTGATCGCGGTGATCGCCCTGGCGGTCTTCGTGATCTGGGAGCTGACCGACAAGCACCCGATCGTCAACCTGCGACTGTTCGTGCACCGCAACTTCACCGTGGGGACCCTGGCACTGGTCGGCGGCTACGCAGGCTTCTTCGGCATGAACCTGCTGCTGCCCCAGTGGCTGCAGACGCAGATGGGCTACACGGCGACATGGGCGGGCCTCGCGGCCGCGCCGATCGGCATCCTGCCGGTGTTCCTCTCGCCGCTGGTCGGGCGCTACGCGAACAACTTCGACCTGCGCCTGCTCGCCGGCCTGGCCTTCCTCGCCATGGCGGCAACCTGCTTCATGCGCGCCGACTTCACCACCGAAGTCGACTACCTGCACATCGCCCTGGTGCAGATGTTCATGGGCCTGGGCGTGGCGTTCTTCTTCATGCCGATCCTGAGCATCCTGCTATCCGACCTGCCGCCGGACCAGATCGCCGACGGCTCCGGTCTTGCGACCTTCCTGCGGACGCTGGCCGGCAGCTTCGCCGCGTCGCTCACCACCTGGATCTGGAACCGCCGCGCCACCATGCACCACGCCTACCTGACCGAGAACCTCAGCCAGTACGACCCGGCCACCCGCGCCACCGTCGAACAACTCGGCGGCCCCGGCCAGCACAGCGCTGCCTTGCTGGAGCGCATGGTGGAAAGCCAGGCCTACATGATCAGCACCATCGACTACTTCACCCTGCTCGGCTGGTTGTTCCTCGCCATGCTGGTCGTAATCTGCCTGGCCAAGCCCCCCTTCGGCGCCAAGCCCGGCGCAGCGACCGCCGGAGGGCACTGA
- a CDS encoding mannose-1-phosphate guanylyltransferase/mannose-6-phosphate isomerase, which translates to MLIPVIICGGAGSRLWPVSREAHPKPFMPLPDGQNLLQKTLLRALALDGVSEVMTVTNRELFFKTEDEYRALKHQATCLSYVLEPFGRNTAAAVLSAALQLSQAHGPDALMLVLPADHLIKHTDAFAEAVANATRLAGAGWLVTFGIEPQYPETGFGYIESDSDVLDGGLKVKRFVEKPSLEKAEEYLSAGNYFWNSGMFCFRVGTLIDEMKIHAPEVHEAVEATLEQSRLTEAPAHRCLSLEGDLFKNVPDISIDYALMERSSKVATVPCNLGWSDIGSWNALSELTPEDTNGNRCEGEVLVHGANNNYVHSPERLAALVGVQNLIVVDTPDALLIAHKEHTQDVKQIVAQLKKNGHSAHLLHRTVHRPWGTYTTLEEGHRFKIKRIVVKPGASLSLQMHHHRSEHWIVVTGMAQVVNGDSTMMLNSNESTFIPAGHKHRLENPGVIDLVLIEVQSGDYLGEDDIVRFQDNYGRAPC; encoded by the coding sequence ATGCTGATCCCAGTGATCATTTGCGGCGGCGCAGGCAGCCGGTTGTGGCCAGTTTCGCGCGAAGCGCACCCCAAACCCTTCATGCCCCTTCCCGATGGGCAGAATCTTTTGCAGAAGACACTGCTCCGCGCTCTTGCCTTGGATGGCGTATCGGAAGTAATGACCGTCACCAACCGCGAACTGTTTTTCAAGACCGAAGACGAATACCGCGCCCTCAAGCATCAGGCCACCTGCCTGAGCTACGTGTTGGAGCCGTTTGGCCGCAATACCGCTGCTGCTGTTCTTTCCGCTGCGCTGCAATTGAGTCAGGCACACGGCCCGGACGCGCTGATGCTGGTTTTGCCTGCGGACCATTTGATCAAACACACCGATGCGTTCGCTGAAGCAGTCGCCAATGCGACGCGCCTGGCAGGTGCCGGCTGGCTCGTCACCTTTGGCATTGAGCCGCAGTACCCGGAGACCGGCTTTGGTTATATCGAAAGTGACAGCGATGTCCTTGATGGCGGCCTGAAGGTCAAACGCTTCGTGGAGAAGCCGAGCCTGGAGAAAGCCGAAGAGTACCTGTCTGCAGGTAACTACTTCTGGAACTCGGGCATGTTCTGCTTCCGAGTGGGCACTCTGATCGACGAGATGAAGATCCATGCCCCTGAGGTGCACGAAGCCGTAGAGGCCACCCTTGAGCAATCCCGCCTGACAGAGGCCCCCGCTCATCGCTGCCTGTCGCTTGAAGGCGACCTGTTCAAGAACGTTCCAGACATCTCGATCGACTACGCACTGATGGAACGCTCTTCGAAAGTGGCCACCGTCCCCTGCAATCTGGGATGGAGCGATATCGGTTCCTGGAACGCCCTGAGCGAACTGACGCCGGAAGACACAAACGGCAATCGCTGCGAAGGCGAAGTGCTGGTCCATGGCGCCAATAACAACTATGTGCACAGCCCTGAACGTCTTGCCGCTCTGGTCGGAGTACAGAACCTCATTGTCGTGGATACTCCGGACGCACTGCTGATCGCGCATAAGGAGCATACCCAAGACGTCAAGCAGATCGTGGCGCAGCTGAAAAAGAACGGCCACAGCGCCCACCTTCTGCACCGCACGGTACACCGCCCTTGGGGCACCTACACCACGCTTGAGGAAGGCCACCGCTTCAAGATCAAGCGCATCGTGGTCAAGCCGGGAGCATCGCTGTCGCTGCAAATGCATCATCACCGCAGCGAGCACTGGATCGTGGTCACCGGCATGGCTCAAGTGGTCAACGGCGACAGCACCATGATGCTCAACAGCAATGAATCGACGTTCATCCCCGCGGGACACAAACATCGGCTGGAGAATCCCGGAGTAATCGATCTCGTGCTGATCGAGGTACAGAGTGGGGATTACCTGGGCGAAGACGATATCGTGCGCTTCCAGGACAATTACGGCCGCGCACCCTGTTGA
- a CDS encoding ABC transporter permease, producing MIGLLKNIWLYRHFILSSIKNEFLVRFSRSRLGALWMLVHPLTQVLIYALVLSNVLAAKLPGVSNHYAYAIYLLAGMLGWNLFSEIVSRCLTIFTDQGNLLKKMLFPRITLPAIAVGSCLVNNALLAIAMVAVLFVLGHPPGLELLWLIPLTLLVISIAVGAGLTLGILNVFVRDIGQVVPIFLQILFWFTPIVYPVNIIPESLKGLVEYNPLYHIIGAYHQIILYNAAPQLDVTSLQLIAFALGLLAFGLFIFRRAAPEIVDSL from the coding sequence ATGATTGGATTACTCAAGAACATCTGGCTTTACCGGCACTTCATCCTTTCTTCGATCAAAAACGAATTCTTGGTCCGATTTTCTAGAAGTCGGCTAGGCGCACTATGGATGCTGGTTCACCCCTTGACCCAGGTACTGATCTACGCCCTGGTGCTTTCGAACGTCCTGGCAGCCAAACTTCCTGGCGTAAGCAATCACTACGCCTATGCGATCTACCTTTTGGCTGGGATGCTTGGCTGGAACCTGTTTTCAGAAATCGTCAGCCGGTGCCTGACCATTTTCACAGATCAGGGTAATCTCCTTAAAAAGATGCTCTTCCCACGAATAACTCTGCCAGCCATCGCAGTGGGCTCGTGCCTTGTTAACAATGCCCTGCTAGCGATCGCCATGGTGGCGGTGCTGTTTGTCCTCGGTCATCCGCCAGGCCTGGAGCTGCTCTGGCTCATCCCGCTGACCCTCTTGGTGATCTCCATTGCGGTGGGAGCAGGACTAACCTTGGGCATTTTGAACGTGTTCGTCCGCGACATCGGGCAAGTAGTGCCGATTTTCCTGCAGATACTCTTTTGGTTCACTCCGATCGTCTATCCAGTGAACATCATTCCTGAAAGTCTCAAGGGCCTGGTTGAGTACAATCCGCTGTACCACATCATCGGCGCATACCATCAGATCATCCTGTATAACGCCGCACCGCAGTTGGACGTCACATCGCTCCAACTGATCGCCTTTGCGCTCGGACTGCTCGCCTTTGGCCTGTTCATCTTCCGTCGCGCAGCGCCTGAAATCGTGGACTCGCTATGA
- a CDS encoding ABC transporter ATP-binding protein gives MSLLTVSNLGKSYRQYHSEWQRFARWFGIPSRPAHEHWVVRGVSFDVLPGEKIGILGKNGAGKSTLLKMITGTLQPSEGHVSVRGRVAAILELGMGFNPELTGRQNVFHAAGLMGFNQQQIEEVVEEIQHFADIGEYFDQPVRIYSSGMQSRVSFAVATSFHSDILIIDEALAVGDAAFQRKCFRRLEELCDKGTALLFVSHDIESIKKICQKAVHIEAGSLVEVGEAKPVCDRYEKALFSKTSAISESATPMPIMDAGLVSDCELSYGDGRAIIRDVALANSSGMSANVLRCNETMKIVFTVDFHQTVRNPVFTCLVKTREGIAIFGTDSAFLKQEILAVDAGNSVQVEFAFKAALLPGIYYINCGVRDPSESDTDFLHRRVDVAMFRVTSSESSTALAGLTDLQAVVSVQATHG, from the coding sequence ATGAGCCTCCTGACCGTTTCTAATCTAGGGAAATCCTACCGGCAGTATCACAGCGAGTGGCAACGCTTCGCCCGCTGGTTCGGTATTCCGTCCCGACCTGCTCACGAGCACTGGGTCGTTCGCGGGGTGAGCTTCGACGTTCTTCCCGGCGAGAAAATTGGCATTCTCGGCAAGAACGGTGCGGGCAAGAGTACACTGCTCAAAATGATTACGGGCACCCTGCAGCCCAGCGAAGGCCATGTATCCGTACGAGGAAGGGTCGCGGCGATCCTAGAGCTTGGCATGGGGTTCAATCCTGAGTTAACCGGGCGCCAGAACGTCTTCCATGCCGCAGGCCTGATGGGGTTCAATCAGCAACAGATAGAAGAGGTTGTCGAAGAAATCCAGCACTTCGCCGATATCGGTGAATACTTCGACCAGCCAGTTCGAATCTATTCCAGCGGCATGCAGTCGCGGGTTTCATTCGCTGTAGCGACCAGTTTTCATTCCGACATCCTGATTATCGACGAGGCCCTCGCCGTAGGCGATGCTGCATTCCAACGCAAGTGCTTCAGGCGCTTGGAAGAGCTTTGCGATAAAGGCACCGCCCTGCTATTCGTTAGTCATGACATAGAAAGCATCAAGAAGATCTGCCAGAAGGCAGTCCATATCGAAGCAGGTAGCCTCGTCGAAGTCGGCGAGGCGAAACCTGTCTGCGATCGCTACGAAAAGGCTCTCTTCAGTAAAACATCGGCCATTTCCGAGTCCGCTACTCCCATGCCGATCATGGACGCCGGCCTGGTCAGCGATTGCGAGTTATCCTATGGCGACGGGCGAGCAATCATCCGCGATGTTGCGCTCGCCAACTCCAGTGGCATGAGCGCCAATGTGCTGCGCTGCAACGAGACAATGAAGATTGTCTTCACGGTGGATTTCCACCAGACCGTACGAAATCCGGTTTTCACTTGCTTGGTAAAAACCAGGGAAGGGATTGCGATATTCGGAACGGACTCTGCATTCCTCAAGCAAGAAATCCTCGCAGTGGATGCGGGCAATTCCGTGCAAGTGGAATTCGCATTCAAGGCGGCTTTGCTGCCAGGCATTTATTACATTAACTGTGGCGTTCGCGACCCCAGCGAATCTGATACCGACTTCCTTCATAGAAGGGTGGATGTCGCCATGTTTAGAGTTACCAGTAGTGAAAGCTCAACGGCGCTGGCAGGATTAACCGACCTGCAGGCCGTTGTCAGTGTGCAGGCAACCCATGGATAA
- a CDS encoding glycosyltransferase, which yields MDSRINQDRTLNTNSIWLDITTSMQWPGGVVGIVRAELEVAAALNRQFPELRFSMFSNGSFVEIDKKELAWLHGNQNVAEKYLETRNKKGQQLARLEAAEQNTKVDTYLANLQAETPSRSLRLERAMLLSASALPYRYQPAGLALSWLPRKALGVAIRTNRWLRNLLPNAPAQPTAGGAPAQIGMPPLSYPYKSGDLVVCLGWLDSGKERFYTQVKEREPGVALAYMCYDTILLGESTHHLYRPQEEESFRTYFKWISENCDFILYGGRSPQRDGEYYQKKFGWPTPPSIAIPYGGTDLTKRSGDGDDQLLLKSIGIEGPFVLTVGTVEVRKNHDTLYKAYVSLIERGAKNLPTMVFAGKPGWRTGDLIDTIKRDPRVAGKLLVLSPTDAELDALYRNCLFTMLPSFYEGWSLPMPEGLSYGKLCLASDVEPLREIGGQFPDYIHPLDVMGWADRIEFYSNNPEALRKKEEIIRDNWQGTSWEKCGSDVLDAILSFAAIAQSGRKTGRLWVDLTLSYAVWRGGVTGIIRSELILAHHLERLVPGVRFFAFHEGQYFEIPRDRLLWLFGDSDVSTSYAHFQKFWGEKEATGEGHRIPNYHTSPGDSTPAPILQPHIPALEHVASPAITSRARLKIAAAYIISVLPMPLREMAIRYAKRSGNIPAHALTAEEYKRNQEASPAQGDIRADILPLLEGPAQKLPFDRDDMVFSAGINWDPKPLAEIIKAKRQSPFHFAQIIYDLTPLNTPHLHAKEAYDWYQKFFYLAGLASDKIIYGGETAMLDGQKWQKDHGWTVVEGLPIKFGSDIAPHTDHSRDQQLLQEMGVTGPFVLSVGTLEIRKNHETLYKAYLKLLEDGTEDLPQMVFVGGPGWKAQDLFEVIMRDERVKGRILILRTTDQQLDVLYRHCQFTLLSSLYEGWSLTLPESLGYGKFCLTSDVPPLRETGRDLVEYIHPWDVVRWAERIAFYSNSPDELKQREQRIQQEWHTITWKECATNLTGYFKQIVQSKSEDKA from the coding sequence ATGGATAGCAGAATTAATCAGGACCGCACTTTGAACACGAATAGCATTTGGCTGGACATCACGACTTCCATGCAATGGCCCGGCGGTGTGGTGGGCATCGTTCGAGCGGAGCTAGAAGTTGCCGCCGCCCTGAACCGTCAGTTTCCCGAACTGCGCTTCAGCATGTTCAGCAACGGAAGCTTCGTCGAGATCGACAAGAAAGAGCTGGCTTGGTTACACGGCAATCAGAACGTCGCCGAAAAATATTTGGAAACGCGCAACAAGAAGGGACAGCAACTCGCCAGACTTGAAGCGGCGGAACAAAACACCAAGGTAGACACCTATCTGGCGAATCTGCAAGCAGAGACCCCCAGTCGATCTCTTCGACTCGAGCGTGCAATGCTACTGAGCGCCAGTGCTCTGCCGTACCGTTATCAGCCGGCAGGCCTTGCATTGAGCTGGTTGCCACGAAAGGCCCTGGGGGTAGCCATCCGGACAAACCGATGGCTCCGCAATCTGCTGCCCAACGCTCCTGCGCAGCCTACTGCTGGTGGCGCTCCCGCGCAGATTGGCATGCCACCTCTGAGCTATCCGTACAAGAGCGGCGACCTCGTGGTCTGTCTGGGCTGGTTAGACAGCGGCAAGGAACGTTTCTACACACAGGTGAAAGAACGCGAACCGGGCGTGGCATTGGCTTACATGTGCTACGACACTATCCTGCTAGGCGAATCGACTCATCATCTCTATCGACCGCAGGAAGAAGAAAGCTTCCGCACCTACTTCAAGTGGATTTCCGAGAATTGCGATTTCATTCTGTATGGTGGTCGCAGCCCGCAGCGTGATGGTGAGTACTACCAGAAGAAGTTCGGCTGGCCGACTCCCCCGAGCATCGCTATCCCCTATGGAGGAACGGACCTCACGAAAAGGTCCGGTGACGGTGATGACCAACTGCTCCTGAAGAGTATTGGCATCGAAGGCCCGTTCGTGCTCACAGTCGGCACAGTCGAGGTTCGCAAGAACCATGACACTTTGTACAAGGCCTACGTATCCCTCATTGAGCGAGGCGCGAAGAACCTGCCCACCATGGTATTTGCAGGGAAGCCGGGCTGGCGCACCGGTGATTTGATCGACACCATCAAGCGCGATCCGAGAGTGGCAGGAAAACTCTTAGTGCTTTCTCCTACCGACGCCGAATTGGATGCGCTCTACCGCAACTGCCTGTTTACCATGTTGCCTAGCTTTTATGAGGGCTGGAGCCTCCCTATGCCGGAAGGTCTCAGCTACGGAAAGCTTTGCCTGGCGTCCGACGTGGAGCCGTTGCGGGAGATTGGTGGCCAGTTCCCCGATTACATCCATCCGCTGGACGTCATGGGGTGGGCCGATCGCATCGAGTTCTACAGCAACAATCCCGAAGCCTTGCGCAAGAAAGAAGAAATCATTCGCGACAACTGGCAAGGCACTTCCTGGGAAAAGTGCGGCAGTGATGTTCTCGACGCCATCCTGAGCTTCGCCGCTATTGCACAATCCGGAAGAAAAACCGGGCGACTGTGGGTTGATCTGACACTGTCCTATGCCGTGTGGCGTGGCGGCGTGACCGGCATCATCCGCTCCGAACTGATCCTTGCACATCATCTGGAAAGATTGGTTCCGGGCGTACGCTTCTTTGCGTTCCACGAAGGCCAATACTTCGAAATTCCCAGAGATCGCTTGCTCTGGCTGTTCGGCGACTCTGACGTGAGCACTTCCTATGCACACTTCCAGAAGTTCTGGGGCGAAAAAGAAGCTACTGGGGAAGGGCATCGCATCCCCAATTATCATACAAGCCCGGGCGACAGCACCCCCGCTCCGATTCTGCAGCCGCACATTCCGGCTCTGGAACACGTAGCATCACCGGCAATTACTAGCCGCGCCCGTCTGAAGATCGCTGCAGCCTATATAATCAGCGTATTGCCAATGCCTTTGCGAGAAATGGCGATCCGGTATGCCAAGCGTAGCGGGAACATTCCGGCACACGCGCTCACTGCCGAAGAGTACAAGCGCAATCAGGAAGCCAGCCCTGCTCAGGGCGATATTCGCGCCGACATCCTCCCATTGTTGGAAGGGCCCGCGCAGAAGTTGCCATTTGACCGCGATGACATGGTGTTCTCTGCCGGTATTAATTGGGATCCCAAACCTCTGGCCGAGATTATCAAGGCCAAGCGCCAATCGCCCTTCCATTTCGCTCAGATCATCTATGATCTGACGCCACTTAATACCCCGCATTTGCACGCCAAGGAAGCCTACGACTGGTATCAGAAGTTCTTCTACCTAGCAGGTCTCGCCAGCGACAAGATTATCTATGGTGGCGAAACCGCAATGCTCGACGGGCAGAAGTGGCAGAAGGACCACGGTTGGACAGTCGTTGAGGGCCTGCCCATCAAGTTCGGCTCGGATATCGCCCCACACACAGATCATTCCCGCGACCAGCAATTGCTGCAGGAGATGGGCGTCACCGGTCCCTTCGTCCTCAGCGTGGGCACACTGGAAATCCGTAAGAATCATGAAACGCTCTACAAGGCGTACCTCAAATTGCTGGAAGACGGCACTGAAGATCTACCGCAGATGGTCTTCGTCGGCGGACCAGGCTGGAAAGCTCAGGATCTCTTCGAAGTGATCATGCGGGACGAGCGCGTCAAAGGCCGTATTTTGATCCTGCGTACCACCGATCAGCAGTTGGATGTCCTGTATCGTCACTGCCAGTTTACTCTTCTGTCCAGCCTTTACGAAGGTTGGAGCCTGACGCTCCCCGAAAGTCTTGGCTATGGGAAGTTCTGCCTGACCTCGGACGTTCCACCGCTGCGGGAAACCGGGCGCGATCTGGTCGAATACATCCATCCATGGGATGTGGTCCGCTGGGCGGAGCGCATCGCTTTCTATTCCAACAGCCCCGACGAACTGAAGCAGCGTGAACAGCGCATCCAGCAGGAATGGCACACCATCACCTGGAAAGAGTGCGCCACTAACCTCACTGGCTATTTCAAGCAGATAGTCCAAAGCAAATCGGAGGATAAAGCATGA